AAACAGAGGTTCAAATCCTCTAGGGGTCGCCAAAACTTGGTCGCTTAGCTCAGTTGGTAGAGCGCCACCCTTACAAGGTGGATGTCATAAGTTCGAGTCTTATAGCGACCACCATTTTTAATCTTTCTTTGGATGCAGCGGTAGTTCAGCTGGTTAGAATGCCGCCCTGTCACGGCGGAGGTCGCGGGTTCGAGCCCCGTCCGCTGCGCCACTTCTTAAATTAAAATTGAATTTTTTGTAGTAAAACTGTTTAATAGATAGGAATCTTAAAATCAAATATAAATTGTTACATAATATTTCATTTATAAAATCCTCCTAATAACTCAAATATATATACCATAGCCACTAAAAAAATATATCCACATAAAAAAGTTATTAAAATTCTCCAAGCTCTTAAAAAGATAAAAATTATAGGTGCAAAAATAAAAAATAAAATTTTAAAATTATAGATAAACTCATGATATTTCATATATATAAATATTAATATCACAAGCAACAATAATGCAAAAAAATTTTTAGCATAAAGCATATTCAATATAAAAATAAATAGCATAAAAAACAAAATAATAAATTGATTGTAATTGTTACTAATATAGAGATATATCATAGGAATGATAAAAATCCCTACACTACACACAAACCAAGCAATTTGCCCACTTGATATACTATCTACTCCTTTACTTTCTAGCTTTGTTTTGAGTTTAGAATAAATAGGAATTTGCAAATTTACTCCTAATACAGATAAATTGTTTTATTATAACTGATTTGCTTAATATTTTTAATTCATTTAAATTTTTGTTTTTAAGATATTCTTGTTTTGATTCTTCATCTATTTTGTCTAATTCATCAGGACTTTTATTTTTAATAAATTCTAAGAAAATCCAAAGATACTTTCCAATCCACTAGATAGATATAAATTCTTACATAGTATTTCACAAAAATCTTTACTTTATAAAATTTAAATTTATAATATTTTTCCACCTAAAAACCATAACCATAAGTGACTATAAATATAGTAAAATGTCTATCGCTCTAAAACATATAAAAAATCTGATTATAAATTATCAAAATGCTAAAATTTATCTTTAATGTCAAAAAACTGCTCGTCTTTTTTATCAATTTTCTTTAATGGCATAAAATAAGTCCCCAAAATCTTATAAAGCACTAAAAGTACCAAAGTCGGTATTATCATACTCCCTAATGTAACCCCAACAAAAAAAGTAAAAGATCTACCACCACAATCATAATAACAACAACGGCGAATATAGGTATCATTCCATCCAAAACTGCAGTTTTGTATTTAGACTTATAACGCATTTTGTATTTTTTACACTCAACAACCCCACCTTACTAAAAAAGACTGAAATATCGACAAACTTTCATTTTATCTATCTCTTCGCCACATTCTTCACATTTTTGAGTAAATGCCATTTCAATTCCTTGATTTTTAAATTTGTAATAACTTTATTTTAACATGAAATCTCTATTCTAAATTCTCTTAAAAAATTTTTACCTCCCTATTTTATCAAGCTCATCAAGACTTTTGCCTTTGCTAAGTCCTAAGAACACATGAGGGTTTCCCTCACTGCCCATCATAAAGCCCCAATCATTAACATAGATTCCAAGAGAGTATTTGTAATTATATATCATTAATTCTCTTTCTTTTGTTTGAAATTAACTATTTGGCGATAAAGTGTATTATACTCATAATGATAAGGTGAATATCGTAAATATTTTTCTGTGCCTATATATTCTTTATTATCAAATGCCTTTTGTTCCATTATCTTAGCATTTTCTTTCCAAGTTTTACCATAAAGCAAAGGCTCGCATCTTATATATTTTTTAGAATCATCATGCATAGAAAAACTTTTTCTTGTCCAACCTGTATAATATTCAAAACCAGCTATATGTAAGTAAAAAATTTCGTCTTCTCTTGTTGTAACATTTTCTATCAACATATACATATGTCTGCTTAAAACAACACGCCTAGCACTCGTAGAAGGTAAGTTAAACAAATCTTCTAACTTTATACCATGTTTTATAGGTCTTGCATACACTACCTTTCCTACTTCCTCTTTGCATAATCTTTCAAATTCTTTATACTCAAATCTAAACTTTTGGTATAAAAGCACGATAGCTTGTAGGATAAAAACAACCTTTTACCGAAACAAATACAATTAAACCTGCAATAAAAGGCAATGTAATATATTTCATACTTTATTGCCTTTTACTATGTTTTTAGATTAGTTATCCTATCTGCATAAAGCCATAAAGGGTGCAAGGGTTGAATTCTTATCATTCTCATTGATTAAATGCAACATCGCATAACTTGCATCAGCTACATTAGCATAGTCTAAGAATTTAGCAATTAAGTCTAATTTAGCTTCCTGTGTTTTAATGTTTTTGCTTATTTTATATTCCTATCTTAAGCTCATTATGCTTTTAAATTTTTTATCTAACATCTTCACAATATAACCTTCTATGATATCTAAAATAGAATCCAGCGCCCTCATCGCCTCCTAAGAATATACCATAATCATTATAAATATAGGATAAATGTGTTGAATAATGAATGCCATCATAATAATCTTCAAATGTAACTTCTGTTAAAGTAAATTTATCCTTTTGCAATACATTAATGCTTTTTGATTTTTTAAAATCAAAATATATTTTTTTATTTATTTTTTGATTAAAAAAGAATTCTCCTTTTTCATCATGTTTTGTATTTCCTTTTTCTCTATTGCTAAATATTTCCCAATAAGCTTTATCATAAATTACTACTTTATTGTCTATATCTTTACACAACTTCTTAAATTCATAATATTGTGGATCCATATATTTATAAGAACAGCCTCCTGCTAAGAATAATAAAAGATATACAGGCGAAAGAAACAAAGTAAATTTTTTAAATATTGTTTTAAAATTTATAGTTTTTGTTTTATTTTTTAATTTATAAAAGATTTTAGTGCTAAAATATAAAATGATAGAAAATATAAAAACAAAAAAGAAAAATATAAGAATAAATATTAAAAGATTAATAAAGAATTCCAGCATTATTATCCTTTTAAAAAACCTCGATCACTAAATGATTGATTTGATAGCTGATTGCTTGAATTTTTTTATGCATTACTCCTCCCCTATCCACAAATTCACACTTAAATTATTCTTGTGTATGGCTTATCTTAATTTATAAGATCACTTATCCACGCTCTTAAGCTGTTGCACAAGCTTGCTTACATTGTTTTCTATTCTTTTGTTATTGGTTTCAAGATTAAAAATAGAATAGGAAAATATTGTGAGTATAAAAATCAAAGGCAAGATTATAATAAGTTTATTAAAATACAATCTCATAAATTTTTGCCAAGCATTTTCTTTAAAGCTAATCTCGTAAGCTTTATTAAAAGCTAATTGTTCTTCTAAGGTATATAAGGATGCTAAGGAAGTAGCAATATTATTACAAAGATGAATTATCCTTTCTTCACAGTCTTTATTATCGCTATATTTTCCTTTATAACCTAAAATCAAACAAGTATATATGAATTCTAAAAAGTCTTTGTTTTTTGCAGGATTATTAAGCCAAGATAGTGCTATATCATAAAAATTATTTCCCCCTAAGGTTTCATCAAATAATCTCACGGTTAAAGTATTATTAGCCCAAAAATCAATAAAATTCTCATTTTTCATTAAGCTTTCATCTATAAAAACACAAAGACAATATCTGAATTTTATAATGTCTTTTTCTTCATATTCCTTACAAGCACTTAACTTAGCACTTATGGCTAAAATACTATTAATCAGAGTTTCTCTTAAATTTGCAACAAAATGTGTCTCCAAAGAAGTAATTTTTGAAAGTCTATAAGAAAGCAAAAGAAGCTCTAAAGAATAATCTATTATTTTATTATTTTTAAGTCCTTCTAGTTTTGAGTTAAGAATTAGACTTAATTCTTCTTTATTTTTGCTTATGTTTTCTTGCATTAAAATACCGCCCACATTTTAATATCAGGATTATTAATATTATTAGTTAAATAAAAACTTATAACATTTTCTCCTTTAAAATCTTTAAATAATTCATCTTTTTTGTCAATTTTGTAATAAATATAACCATTTAAATAAGGAATGCTAGATGGAACATTAGGCACTTGATCAACATTAATTCCTTTAAGCTGGGTTGCAACTATATTTTTAATCTTGCTTTGAGTGTGAATTTTGCTTTGGGTTTTAAAATGACTTAGCAAATACTCTGTACTGACTTCAGCCTTAATCGCAAAATAAATTTCTGCATCTTCTAAAATTCCTGAATTATCAAATATAAAATCATAAAATCCATTCTGATTATTAATAATCTTAGCCATTGTGTATTTTGGGCTAGTTATTTTTGAAAATAATAATCTTAAGTTATTTATTAAACTTAAAAAAGTTTCATTTAAATTGTCATGTTTATAAGGAATAAATTCTAAAAAAGTCTCATCATTGCTAAAAGCTGATAGTTCTCCTTGAAATTCTAAGAATTTTTCATATAAAATTTCAGGGTGGATTTTATCTTTATTTGCCAAATGTGAGAAGATTAAGTACCATTTTTTTAAAAGATTTAAAGATAAAAATGTACTAAAATCTAAAGTATTTTTGGTTTGATCTATGCCTTTAAATACATTATTTAAAACACTTTTATGTTGTTTGATTGCATGAATATTTTCCTCTAAAAAAGATCTGATGATGGGAATTTTACTTATGTTAAGACAAGTAGGTATAAAATCATTTTCTAATTCAATTTTTTTGTTAGCATCAATATTTTTAATTTTTGCAATAGGTAGTTCAAGTTCATCGGGGGTTGAATTACCCAAAATACCAAGTTTTAATCTCAAACTCGCCAAAAGCAAAGCTCTTTTTTCTTGGGTAAAAGCTGTATTTTCAAGCTCATCTTCATTTTCAAGATGGTGTAAAATATCCGTTTGAGAATCATCGTAATTTCTTAGAGCAATATTGCTCCTAAGGCAAATATATTTAGAATTTGAAAGACTGTTGCGTAAAGATAAATCAGCTATAGTGCTAAGTCCTAATGGAATTTTTAAAACAATGACTGAATTGATTAAGGAT
This genomic interval from Campylobacter sp. CCS1377 contains the following:
- the tssK gene encoding type VI secretion system baseplate subunit TssK, translated to MADKLKVAWFDGLNIGQTHFEQQERFLNRNIDLKTIHIYSNLYGIIDLEFSQEMLMQGKIALSKISGIAQDGSIFNAPEQDLLPKPLEINYESLINSVIVLKIPLGLSTIADLSLRNSLSNSKYICLRSNIALRNYDDSQTDILHHLENEDELENTAFTQEKRALLLASLRLKLGILGNSTPDELELPIAKIKNIDANKKIELENDFIPTCLNISKIPIIRSFLEENIHAIKQHKSVLNNVFKGIDQTKNTLDFSTFLSLNLLKKWYLIFSHLANKDKIHPEILYEKFLEFQGELSAFSNDETFLEFIPYKHDNLNETFLSLINNLRLLFSKITSPKYTMAKIINNQNGFYDFIFDNSGILEDAEIYFAIKAEVSTEYLLSHFKTQSKIHTQSKIKNIVATQLKGINVDQVPNVPSSIPYLNGYIYYKIDKKDELFKDFKGENVISFYLTNNINNPDIKMWAVF
- the icmH gene encoding type IVB secretion system protein IcmH/DotU, which translates into the protein MQENISKNKEELSLILNSKLEGLKNNKIIDYSLELLLLSYRLSKITSLETHFVANLRETLINSILAISAKLSACKEYEEKDIIKFRYCLCVFIDESLMKNENFIDFWANNTLTVRLFDETLGGNNFYDIALSWLNNPAKNKDFLEFIYTCLILGYKGKYSDNKDCEERIIHLCNNIATSLASLYTLEEQLAFNKAYEISFKENAWQKFMRLYFNKLIIILPLIFILTIFSYSIFNLETNNKRIENNVSKLVQQLKSVDK